A window of Rosa rugosa chromosome 7, drRosRugo1.1, whole genome shotgun sequence genomic DNA:
aacctccctttattttatttaactactcagaaaaataaaataaattaaactcAAAACACTTTTTCTAATCTTAGTTTTCTAAGATTAGTTTCCTGATGGTTTTTATATGGGCTAATTTCATTTTTAGCAAACTACACATAAGCCCTTGACAAAAGATGAATTCACAAATACATCCCTACAAGTTGATTTAGAGTTTATAAGGACAAAATTTTACACATAAGGACAAGTTGTTAGTTTGTTGCCATGTGTCAATAAGACATTTACAATTCTaacattcacgcatgtataactaaatattaattattttctttaattcaaacTCTTTTAGGTTCAAATCCTGGTACTGCACtcactgcactcatactcgtccaattctgctactacAGTTGTACTcgagttctgctactgcactcatctaatcctgctactgcactcactGCACACTCATACTCGTTCAtttctgctactacacttgtactcgtgttctgcaactccactcgtccaatcctgctactgcactcgctgcacacTCATACTCGtttagttctgctactgcacttgtacttgtCCAATTCGACTACAACACTTGTACTTGTCCagttttgctactgcactcgcttgAAATTTAGCTCCTACTACACTCGCTAGAAATTTagctgctactgcactcgctgaaAATTTACTATATAATCAAATAGTGCATGCCTACACCAAATTTTGTTTGCTATATGAGTCAACTTTTCTCCACAACAAGCCAACTGCTCCATGcacacacatatcatgctaATTCATTCATATCATCATCATAAACATATCCTCTCTATTCTCTCTAACAATACCAAAATAGAAACAAATAAATCATTCTCAATTTCAACAATCCAGcaccaaaaacataaacaaaccGAAAATTCTACAGATTACAAactaaaaaaattagaaattaaaaaaataaacaaaacaaactttCAGCAAATCACTATAACAATTCAACAATTGAACAGACCTATAAAACGATCAAAATTCAACGAAATTGATAACTCACCCAATAAGCTTCGACTCAGACCCCAACAATCTAATAGTCAGAAACGCTTCTCTTCGGTAAAAGTCAagagagaattagagagagaggagatgaaaacaaggagagagaaagagagtgtgCATTTAAGGATGGGTGGAAATGCGATGAAGCAAAGAGGACGATGAAGCCATTTGAACAAATAAGCAAAACAAGGAAAGCCCACCGACTTCACCCGAATTATATACCCAGTCAAATCAATGAAACTCGTACTAAAGCTTTACCGCAAAACCCAAGTCTCAGAGAGTAGTAAGCTGAAAAAGATGACTCGCCTGAAGAATGAACAGGTAATCGACCTGGGTAGTCCATTGCTTAATGACATCGCCGATGCTTTCTCAGATCTGAAAAGTTTTCGGATTATACTTTATAGTAGCAGCGATGAACTATGTGTTCAGGGACAATAATGTATTTGGGGTTAACTGATCCTCAATGGCATCAAtgtaaatttttgaaaaaaaaaaccaaaaattttggTAATTTGACATAAAAATTCAGAAGCAGGCCTGCTTTATTTGTTTTGCACGTGAGCTCCATGTCCTTATTTGTTTAAATCTTATACAAGGTGggttttctatttttcaatCTTTGGTCTGTTCcttgtatgtaattttctatttcgTTTTATCCCCCTGATCTTAACATCTTAAATTAGTTGTGTCCTtatacttctaatttcatcacatATACTCCTATGCTCTCCAATTTAATAAATGTTGTCCAATTATTTGTTTTTTCGTCAAACattttgtaaattgaaaacGTGACACTAGTAGGTTCCCTTGTATCATGATGATTCACTAACATAGTACGCAAAAGTATATCTTAAGTGATGATATTTTCAAGATAAATCAAAAAATAATTGCCAATAATACTAAGGGTTGTACAAGATTGAATGAAATCAATAAGTACCTGGGCACATATGATGAAATTACAAGTGATTTAGGACATAAAAGTTAGGGAGGTAAACTGAATTTTCTCTTGTTATATTGTACTTTAAGAaataaggaaagaaaactcaaaactcaaaagattTAGTTGTATCATATATTTTTTCTTGATTCTATAattatattattgtgagattgattgacaggacccgcccccagatttcaccttgaaatccaaaGTGGCCTTACGGGACCCACTTTAagaataactctaccgaaaatttGGCAAAATCACTCCAAataatggactacccaaaacctgtaaaaATGATCTAACACTTCTCAAATCAAAAACCACCCGCAACTCCTGGAGCCTACCTGCTCTCCATTTCCACAACAAACTCCAAAACCAGATATAACATAATATAATTCTGAATCATAAAAGTTTACAATTTCACAAGTGTATGGTAATCAAAGCAATCCGTTTCTTTCGACGGACACATAATGATAAGGATCAAGATAAATTTACTCTACAGTGCGAAAGTGAAATCGACAACTATGCCTCGACATCACCTACACCCAACTTGAACTAGTCTAGTCTGCAAACTGGgtatttgaaaccgaagggcccagagGAAAGCATTGAAAAAcatgttagcgtgagtggaccaAAAATAAGTATTTCATAAGTAATCGAAATGAAAAAGgaagtttatactttcccacttgTTTTCCTCTAAAAAtctgatgcatgcaacatttaagaaaCACTACTTTTTAAAAAACTGAAATCCAATAAAATAAAGATCACCCCGATGGTTAAACGtaaaagtatggggaagaaattaTCACCATACGATAAAGGGAGCCTCCTAGGCTCGAgtcggagcctcccaggctctagtcggagcctcccaggctctaggCTCGACTGCGACCCACAAACACagagtaagtgaggaggagtaCTAAGCTACCTAGCAATAAAAGTATAACGACCCAGATATGGTGAAGAAAAACATACGAAAACCTGAAAACCAATAAAGCATCCCCAAAATCTCGAAAATAATAAATCAATTAGATTCAACAACGTATCCCACATGCCAAAATAATAAAACGTACTCGGTAATTCTAATGATAAATCAATTAGATTCAACGACGTATCCCACatgccaaaatattctcaataAGAATACAATTCATAAAAGCAAATCAAATGCGAGATTAAATTATAAATCATATATCACAAATGATATCCAAATCTGAAATCATCTTTAAAGCATTCCCattgccaaaatcgaaagtcgatACTTGATAGATAattataattccatcgaaaatcTCATTTTTGAAAACCTTTCTTAAATCTCGAAATCGACggataaaaatatatttaattccagAAATCACATTGGAAAAACAATTTGTTGAAAATCATCAACAAATCATAAATTGTacttgttaatgtctaagattcagcggtgGCTAAACCTTGggtaacgctggtccgatgggcggaccgctacttgtggtGTAGTCAAcacttccgctacctgtcaagtaaaatacaaagggcgtcagagggagaccgcgttgggcggtcttctcttctccgatgcctaagttagtcaatgtatttgtgttgacaaAATAACAGTAgataagtagtaaatgcgtaattaatgaggagaggagagaaccttttataggtgaggaagaggctgacctcttccatgttttcgatgtgggactgatattcttcagttcccagcttctggagcttctgatacTATCTTGGCGCGGTGCgtagcggtgatctgggggtgagccggggctcaggtggtagcctgcttggctgtgtttgcataggtcactcctttggtgggagttggtactgcTAGCAGTAGCATGAGCTTGGCTCATTATAACTAactatgcttggcaaatgctcatgtaagtacaagtcccccaagtccccagtcaaggagggcaatcttggttggggagttgcctaacggtttgaagcgttacttctgctagacttgcaaaagcataattagcgtcagtgcatTGTCAGCCATGgacttactgagcaaacgctttatacccttttgggtgggcccctgctaggccctccagggAGTCCTCTACTCctcggctaagatagacctccgttcGGTCGGTGTACtatttgttgaggggagctgcgctgagCAGAGTGTGTTGGGTAGCaagcccaatctttgatacccgagTGGCGGGGGTCAACATGCCTAATCAGGGCCGTCGTCGACTGTTGACGTGTCCCCTTGTCCCGGAGGGACGTGGCATGACTGTACTGCCGTGTGGCGGTCGTCCTTAgaatgaggcgttgcctcgggaATCGCCTTTGGCGGAAGTCCCTCCGTTGATAGTAAGCTGCCAGAAGTGTTGCGGGGACTTGCCTGGTTGCAGCCTAGCGAGCGGTGTTGTGCTCGGCGGAGACTCGTTTTTAAGAAGTCCCACTAGCGGTGttacgcttagcggagactcgcttgcaaactgaaagggagaagtcccgctagcggtgttgcgcttagcggagactcgcttgcaagatgagagggagaagtcccgctagcggtgttgcgcttagcggagactcgctTGCAAGCTGcaagggagaagtcccgctagcggtgttgcgtttagcggagactcgcttgcaagatgaaagggagaagtcccgctagcggtgttgcgtttagcggagactcgcttgcaagatgaaagggagaagtcccgctagcggtgttacgcttagcggagactcgctTGCAAGCTGCAAGGGAGAAGTCccactagcggtgttgcgcttaacGGAGACTCTCGCGAGATGAgagggagaagtcccgctagcggtgttgcgcttagcagaGACTTTCTCGACGATTGGTATGTTTGCCTTTTTACGATTACTTCggatagacgcttcgtctgacggCGCCCAACACGTGGCCGTCATGCCTTAGGTTAGCTTGTGGGATAACGTCTCCTCAGGACGCCTGTATcttcgtcattaatgcgagtaattatggattttgtaaccgaggtgtcatctcggttaatccggagagtaagtatGATTGTGGGGCATGTGTACGACTATCGTGCAATGTCGTTTTTTAAGTGGACAGCTCAAATTgggctgatgttgacataaaagagagggaaaccgAGTGGCTCAACACTTTGCACTTTGAACTTATATGGTCGTCTTCAAGCTTTGCTCTGAGATCCGAGCAGAAGGTTCTGTAATTTTGTGTGAGGTTACTGATCGTTGGAGGACAGAGTCCTGCTGAAGCGAAGACGAGCGACATCAAGCGCACCAGAGTTCCCATCTTTCAGGTTGGAAGTTTGAACTTTGTCCCTGTTTTATTGGTTTTGGCTTTGtcagtttctgtttttggtaTTTGGAGTGATTCCTTCCGTTCCCCGGTGCATCTGAGGGTCTAGAACGATTGTTGGGGATGGGTTTAGGTAGGACAAAGAGTTGGGGTTTAttgttttgctagatggtcgaatctgggtttttAGTGTATATGCgttgtgttcttgttttggcactttctgggttttctgggtatggttgttcttgatgttcttggctaaaATCTGACATAGGGATAGTTTAGATCTTGTTGGAACTgactggtttgggttttagggtttgtgatggctagcgttgtagagatctcgagcagtgaggattccgggtctgacgtgtcgctcagCGTGGcagataggatatttattgactcgttgcgtccgtctgcccctgcAGAAACCTCACTATCTGAACCACTGAACATCCAACCCTTACAAACCATACCGTGGGACGTACCGATGGGTCGTCTTGGGTGTCCAGAGATTTCTAGGGCAAGGAAGGATGTTGCCGCCCGCAATAGGCGTGAGGAGAGGCTAGAGAGCAATAGCGCCGCTAGTGGTTCCGCTGATGGGGGAGAGGCTGGCGGGGAAGAGATAGAGTCAGCCTGGGTCCTCCACGACGGTATTGCAGTTGACGAGGCGGGTGGGCCGATGACAGCGGCCGCCGTTAGCCGTATCAAGCGGGTGTTTCTCCTTCCTGGCGTGGTGAAGTTGCGCCCGCCGACCATTGATGAAAAGGCTTCCATTCTGCCAGCTGGGTACACCGCCGTTCACGAGGCTATCTTCTGGTAAGGGGTCACGTTTCCGCTActtccaaatcttcaaatcctGGTCTGTGAGTTCGATATTGCCTTTAGGCAGATTTTCCCCAACATGTGGTGGTTATTGATGGCGCTGAACTGGTTGTGGCGCCTATCTGGCTGCGAAGGGCTGACCAGTGCGGAGGTACTCCATTTCTACGAACTTGTCTACGTGAAGCGGCAAGGGTGTAGCGGACAGATGAACCTCACTCGCCGGcagggggcgcccaagctgatagagaatttgaaggatttgaTGTCTCCCTGGCGAGCGACCTTCTGCGTTGCGACCTCGGGGTGGGAGTATGACGAGGGGGTGAATGAAGGGGtgccgacatttaggattaagtcggagttccaaccaatccgaggttgttgCCAGTCTCCGCTGACAAGCTTCTACTTCTACATAAACAACTACTGGAAGCTTAAGCTTTAACTATTAATTAAGTGGCGATACAGATGAGTATATATGGCTTTAACAGACACTTCGCCTAACCAATGTAGAACCAGTGCTTAACCTATTAAGCAAAATTACACAAGCAATGCAACTTACACTAACGCAATCCGAAACACAATCATAAGTTGCAATTCTAGAGCAAATTCAcataaacaaacataaaatcgAAGCATTCAACTCAAGAATTACATCTAGCTCAAATCCAGTTTCCAAACCATACAAACATACATATCCAGATATGCGTATAACCATTTGAACACATACAAGGagcagaagatgaagattaattaCCTGAAGAATGAGAAAGAACACTAGAGTCGCTCACAGTTGGTACGACTGATCTTCTACCCAAACTAAAATTGAAGGATTATAAAGAAGAGGATCGACAATCAATTTCGTGGGGATAAGAAGCCCTAAATTTCAGAATCAGAGAGCGAGATATCGGAGGAAGAGTGGGCCGAGAAGGACGAGGGGAAGAGGTCGATTTCGGGGAGAGGAGTGAACAAGGGGTCGACGACGTCTTTTTTCAGGAGGAGATTGGATGGCTCGGATTGGACGATCGGGGGTGGTTGCGGTGGGTCCAGATCATGGttatggaggtggtggtggaagaTGCCTTCCTCTGTTTTCTGGGGATTCATTagattgaggaagaagaagatataaGAAGGTGTGTGATTTCTCTTTTGTCTTATCCGATTCAAATTCGGAAGATAGTGCAATGCTCCGACTGGGGTCGAGAATTCCATGCTCTTCTCCTTTGGAAACGACTTGTCATCTGCCATGCTCCGGTTGAATTCTTCTGGTCTGTAATTGTTCAGAGGAGGATGGCGATGGTGGAGCAGAGGCCAAACAAGGTCGGATCTAAAAATGGGTATTTTTTATTCTGATTTTTTtgtgtcttgaaatgaccattttagcctttATAGTGGGCCCCTAACGTCAGAtataacgtccaatttggacggaactcaagaaattggacacgggtgatgaaattgaaaagtatgagggtgttactgattaaattgaaactgcaaggactaacatgatgtcgaccccaaacctcaggggggtaaactgaaattagtccttaaCTATATGTCTATTTGACTTTGCTTGCTTAGTTAATTGGTTCTCAATAATTTAGTTCTTTAACTTCTTACTGattgttaattacttaattgttAAAATGTATGATTGTTAATTGTTCAATATAGAAGCATTCTGtagttatatttatatatagaaatAGTTGCCAATCATactatatgttataaaaataaaattaaaataaaaatagaaaaaccgcctagtccccgcctagcgCCCGGCGTTTTTTAGAACGTTGCTTTCGATACCTGAGTGgcatgattgatatgggcttgttctatccctacagagagatgatagaTTTGGACCCATCACGTATCAGGAACGCCACCAATAGTGGTTTGTCCCAAaacgacattagtgttttggaaggttttgctgatgctgggtacctctctaacccacacaaaggtcgttcccaaactggttatgtgttcaccatgggtaagaccgcgatatcttggaggtctacaaaatagaCCCTTGTCACTAcctcttcgaaccatgcagagattattgctcttcacgaagcggttcgtgaatgtatatggcttagatCTATAAtcaagcatgttcgaagcaattgtggtttgaaatctaccacagatgagcctaccagcatttatgaggataatgctgcttgtattgaacaaatgaagcaaggctacatcaaaggtgaCAACACCATGCATATATTGCCCAAGTTATTCTATAATCatcaacaacagaagctcctcaagatcagagTGAACctggttcaatctgaggacaatgtagcagacttgtttactaagtcacaGCCGAAATCCaagttcgagaaacatgttgcaagcattggtttgcggaagttatccgaactcccatgatcgtagtcatcagggggagacatAGACATCAGGAAGAGATGTATACACGTTTGGTCtcaaaacgtgaagggtgtgttgtactttttttttccttcgattgaggttatttttgtcccacagagaAGGTTTTTGACGaagcaacgagaggagcaccggGTTTAGGCGACACAatggggagtgttcaagtatatatgaattgtgtgtctggcccaaactctagttaTTTGTctaagttgtaatagggttagtcttacagatattctcggagattagagatgtcaattccgacacaacccgataacacgactcgaaacccgcacgaaataaagcgggttgaacccgcacgattaaaaaacGGGTCGGcagtgggtcaacccgccatgacccatttaataaatgggtcggccacgagtcaacccgccaacacgaagtgaacccgtataacccgattgtgttatgtttcttcttgaaattttggacgttcgtAGTATTtaatcataggattagacaatttaaaatatttcactttttaattattggatttaattatttatgaattatgaataattatttatattcttcgtcttgtggagtttttagtgaatttaatcaatttatgcatttttttagttaaatgggtctcATTGTTAAcgcttaaatgagtcattttgtctaacaagaCACGACAtatttattaaatgagttaAGAAGGTTgaaaacgggtaacccgtttaataaataggttgggtttgagtttgagtttaaatAGGGCATCtaattaattgtacgattacgTTTCTTTGTAAGACTCTGATTTtatgcttgtaatcttctatataaagagagacccctattatcaatgaaatacacaacaatttctctctcaattttgattcccTTAAACAGGACGGTTATTTTTTCTTTGGTAATTAATGGTTTTAGATGACCGTCAAATTTTAAATGAAAAGATGAGATTAAAAGAGAGGGATAACCAAAGCTGAAATGATTGAGAGAAGAATTGGGATCCAATTAGGCAGCCCAATGGGTAAAAGAGTAAGAGAAGCAGAGGCCCGAAGCGAGAACGTGTGATGTCGGTAAGTTGGTTGCCGCGTGGCTACGCCTTTTCAAAAAGTGGGGGAACGTGGATGTGTTTGCGGGCGAGTGGGCCACGTCATCACCGACCTCTAATCCTCTAATTCTCTAATCTATTCGATTCATATTCTTCAGATTTTGGAACCACACCCACACAGTTATTAATTAATGATTTATTTTGGGAATcaatatccaaaaaaaaaaaagaattattatttgaaaattCGATTCCCACAATAAACgtagagaaagagaaaagggtcttcctctcctctcctctcctctcgtCTCTTCTCTTGAGAAAGCAACCTTACTTTGGAGACGAGAATCTAATCAATCCATCGAAAAACAAAAGCTGCCTacctatttattttgaaaattaCAGCAAACAAACGCCTCTGCCTCGTTTCAAAAGTAGCCGTTAGACCAACCGGGTACTGCCTCGAATCCCCAGTTGCTGTCTGTCTTTGCTTATATATCTATCGATCTCCAACCAGCTGATCTCCTCCTCCATCACTTTGCCTCGTTTATTTCccaattgattttgattttgattttgattttgattttgattttgatagcTGGGGATCAGGTCGGCCTCCTCCCTCAACTGAAGGTGTGGTGtgttccttttattttatttcttttcttttctttcgttTTATTTGATTCGTGGGAGAAATTCTCGGACCGATTATTTTGAGATCCATAACTCAAAAGCCTAGCctcttgtttgtttgtttcccAGAACGGGCTCGGAAATGGAAAGGGGATATTTGATGATGTTGGCAACAGTGACAGTGACAGTGGTGGCTGTGttgggttgttgttgttgtggtggTGTTGAAGGGCTTGGTGTGAACTGGGGAACCATGGCTACGCATAAGATGCCTCCGGACACCGTTGTCCAGATGCTCAAGGACAATGGCATTCAGAAGGTGAAGCTCTTCGACGCCGAACAGTCGACCATGAGTGCTTTGGCTGGCACTAACATCGAGGTCATGGTTGCCATTCCCAATGATCAACTTGAGGCTATGACCAACTATGCCCGTGCCAAAGAATGGGTCCGGAGGAACGTGACCCGCTACAATTTCAATGGAGGAGTTAACGTCAAGTAAACATCTCTCTCCTTTACTCTTCTTTCTCTTATCACTTTTATATTTACATCACTTCTCTTAAGTAAAaggttattttttttctgcttGCTTATTTCATAGCTTCCTGCAATTCCTGCTTTTATTTGATGAGTCTTCGAAACCTTCTTTATAAAACCCATATTGGTAAATGCTTTGTTTCGGtccacttttctttttctgtttttttgttgGTGCCCCCCTTTGTACAGACAGATctcgttgtttttgtttttgtttttgtttttgtttttgtttttgtttttgtatttgtatttgtatttggACCACCACTTCGATTCTTatctttctgtttcttctttttagGAAGAGTTAAAAAGGAATTGCCATTTTGTTTCAGAGAGAGTTAATGTTAATTAAACTATGCTCTTTATTGGAGTAAGTTTATTTCATCTTTTATGGGGAACATATATTTCTCCAACATAAAATACAACAATCAAAGAATTCTGGCACTAACAAGTCAAAAATACGGAAACTTatgttttttctgttcttttgttcaagttttctcttcttttctacATTGGAAGATGTTGTTAGCAATGCTACTTTTGTTCTCAGCTTCATGCACACAAGTTGTTTTATATCTGCCGTCTCCTGATTTTTGTGTCCATGGCTTTAATTTAAGATTGTGGTGATTTTGTTCAAACCAATGTCCTGCAATAAGCTGCTGTTTATTCTTATTGTCTTTCTGTCTTTGCAAAGGTATGTAGCTGTTGGGAATGAGCCTTTTCTCACATCGTACAATGGTTCATTCCTGAATGTCACCTTCCCGGCACTTCAGAACATTCAAAACGCCCTTAATGATGCTGGGGTTGGAGATTCCATAAAGGCTACTGTGCCCTTGAATGCTGATGTCTACAACTCACCAGAGTCCAATGCCGTCCCATCTGCAGGAAGGTTCCGGAGTGATATCAGTCAACTGATGACTGACATTGTCCAGTTCCTTGGCAAAAACAAGGCGCCTTTCACTGTAAATATTTACCCTTTCCTAAGTCTATATGGAAATGATGGCTTCCCTTTTAACTTTGCCTTCTTTGATGGGGATGCAAATGCCCTTGTCGACACCGCCACTGGGATTCAATATACCAATGTTTTCGATGCTAATTTTGATACCTTGGTTTCTTCCTTGAAAGCAATCGGATTTGGGGATATGACCATTATAGTAGGGGAGGTGGGATGGCCAACAGACGGAGACAAGAATGCCAATGCTGGTAATGCTTACAGATTTTATAACGGGCTTTTTACAAAACTTGGAGCCAATAGAGGCACCCCTCTGCGGCCTGGATATATAGAAGTCTACTTGTTTGGACTTATTGATGAGGATGCAAAGAGCATTGCCCCTGGAAGTTTTGAGCGTCATTGGGGAATTTTCGGTTATGATGGGCAGCCTAAGTTTGCAGTTGACGTTACTGGTCAGGGTCAAAACAAGTTCCTAATGGGTGCAAAGAATGTGCAATATCTTGAAAAGAAATGGTGTGCGTTCAATCCAAACGCCAAAGATCTGAGCAAAATTGCAGATAACATAAACTATGCTTGTACCTATGCAGATTGCACAGCACTGGAATACGGGTCTACTTGCAACAATTTAGATGCTAATGGGAATGCTTCATATGCGTTTAATATGTACTATCAGGTTCAGAAtcaggatgatctatcctgcaACTTTCAGGGTATGGCGGCCGTGACAACACAGAACATCTCACAAGGGACTTGCAATTTCATTATTCAGATAGCTTCTTCATCTACATTTTCTTTAAGACCCTCTCTACTGGTAGGCACAGTACTCATAGTACTCTTCTCGATACTGTTGCTATAGATTTTTGTAGATAGCTCAGGTCAGCTGCCTTTAGTAGAatccttttctctttttttttttcttggcctcTGGGagaattttagttttttttttttctgatttattcaaTAAAGTTTAACAGgatttattattgttatatctTAAAAGTCTTTGTATGGGGGAGTATATTTTGGGACGGTTAGCATATATGGCTTGGGACCTTGGGATCTATTTATGATGATTCGTTCTAGTTTGAAGCTATTTTGAAATGTATGATTGGTCGCGGATTCCCAGAATCAAAACTCCTCTACATACACTCATCCCTTGTTTCCCTTCTGCAATTTAatttgggaaaattttgcaaaccgTATACCAaataaaggccactaataatttctatacataaagtttcaaaccgagTATTTTGGTACACCAAATCTGAAGCCTGAGTATCCATATACAACGTTAGCCGTGATATATGCCAATTAAGATTGATTGGTGATTAACATAATATAATTAGCGATTGATTAATTTGTAATCAGCCGAGTGATTGGTGTAATCATTAAATAGTTACCTTTTGTATACTTGAGGTAGTCCTATAAAAACCTCACGGTGAGATGAATAGAAATACTCTACACTATCCATATACAACGTTAGCCGTGATATATGCCAATTAAGATTGATTGGTGATTAACATAATATAATTAGCGATTGATTAATTTGTAATCAGCCGAGTGAATGGTGTAATCATTAAATAGTTACATTTTGTATACTTGAGGTAGTCCTATAAAAACCTCACGGTGAGATGAATAGAAATACTCTACTccgtctaaactctctctctctctctctctctctctctctcaaattcttttactatcattttacaacacgttatcacgCAACACTAATTGCTATTACATGAATAGttaatatttacaacataaTCGTTATTATACTTCAGTTTTTGTTATTATACAATC
This region includes:
- the LOC133720103 gene encoding glucan endo-1,3-beta-glucosidase 8-like translates to MERGYLMMLATVTVTVVAVLGCCCCGGVEGLGVNWGTMATHKMPPDTVVQMLKDNGIQKVKLFDAEQSTMSALAGTNIEVMVAIPNDQLEAMTNYARAKEWVRRNVTRYNFNGGVNVKYVAVGNEPFLTSYNGSFLNVTFPALQNIQNALNDAGVGDSIKATVPLNADVYNSPESNAVPSAGRFRSDISQLMTDIVQFLGKNKAPFTVNIYPFLSLYGNDGFPFNFAFFDGDANALVDTATGIQYTNVFDANFDTLVSSLKAIGFGDMTIIVGEVGWPTDGDKNANAGNAYRFYNGLFTKLGANRGTPLRPGYIEVYLFGLIDEDAKSIAPGSFERHWGIFGYDGQPKFAVDVTGQGQNKFLMGAKNVQYLEKKWCAFNPNAKDLSKIADNINYACTYADCTALEYGSTCNNLDANGNASYAFNMYYQVQNQDDLSCNFQGMAAVTTQNISQGTCNFIIQIASSSTFSLRPSLLVGTVLIVLFSILLL